A DNA window from Chryseobacterium sp. MEBOG06 contains the following coding sequences:
- a CDS encoding helix-turn-helix domain-containing protein — protein sequence MSALEKFGVEIFTQRNIFERIAVDKPFRPDNPAFIFIKSGTIKLRQHFSDLEVSANMFMVTDPQTIYEVVSVTDDFQSRMVSYKREFISALSLKFNRLITYRYFRQQMNKGVPFPENEMEVVWKSVNFLKYILDSDTEMLYKKEMVEHLFSVFCYQMAGIISKEDNNSLNQMSRQEEIVFVFLTDLAEHHLTERSVEFYAERQSITTRHLSSVVKSITGKSASHIIALIVINEAKVLLNSSNKPVSEISSILGFSDQYSFSHFFKKHLEVSPTQYRHQFES from the coding sequence ATGTCTGCCTTAGAAAAGTTCGGAGTTGAAATTTTTACGCAACGTAATATTTTCGAAAGAATCGCTGTCGATAAACCTTTCCGTCCTGATAATCCTGCGTTTATTTTTATTAAATCCGGAACTATAAAACTCCGCCAGCACTTCAGTGATCTGGAAGTTTCTGCCAATATGTTTATGGTAACAGACCCGCAGACGATCTACGAAGTAGTTTCTGTAACTGATGATTTTCAATCCCGCATGGTTTCTTACAAAAGAGAATTCATCTCTGCCCTGTCATTAAAGTTTAACCGATTGATTACTTACCGCTATTTCAGGCAGCAGATGAACAAAGGAGTGCCTTTTCCTGAAAATGAGATGGAAGTAGTCTGGAAAAGTGTTAATTTCCTGAAATATATTCTGGATTCTGATACAGAAATGCTTTATAAGAAAGAAATGGTAGAACATCTTTTCTCCGTTTTTTGTTATCAGATGGCAGGAATTATTTCTAAAGAAGATAACAATTCCCTGAACCAAATGTCCAGACAGGAAGAAATCGTATTTGTATTTCTTACCGATCTTGCAGAACATCACCTTACAGAGCGTAGTGTTGAGTTTTATGCCGAACGGCAGTCGATTACAACCAGACATCTTTCGTCGGTAGTGAAGTCTATCACGGGTAAGTCGGCCAGTCATATCATTGCGTTGATTGTTATCAATGAAGCCAAAGTGCTTTTAAACTCTTCCAATAAACCGGTTTCAGAGATTTCTTCTATCCTTGGTTTTAGTGATCAATACTCA